The Triticum dicoccoides isolate Atlit2015 ecotype Zavitan chromosome 6A, WEW_v2.0, whole genome shotgun sequence genome has a window encoding:
- the LOC119315027 gene encoding chloride channel protein CLC-b-like codes for MEEETATTAGRKHDDGVDSEDPGSAGNGISSLEQPLLKKSNTLTANHLAMVGAKVSHIESLDYEIIENDLFKHDWRSRSTVEVLQYVFLKWALAFLVGLLTGVIASLINLAIENISGVKMLHMVRLVRDKRYWAGFFYFSGFNLALTFVAAVLCVVFAPTAAGPGIPEIKAYLNGVDTPNMFGAPQLIVKIIGSICAVASGLDLGKEGPLVHIGACLANLLSQGGSGRFRLRWKWLRFFNNDRDRRDLITCGASSGVCAAFRSPVGGVLFALEEVATWWRSALLWRTFFSTATVVVVLRGFIEVCRGGRCGLFGAGGLIIFDVGDVTVRYRLGDLLLVTLVGVMGGVLGALYNHVLHMVLRLYNLINDKGRTAKQALALAVCAFTSVGLYVLPFAVPCTPCDPAFGAACPATGRSGNFKQFNCPAGQYNDLATLLHATNVDATRNIFSTGTPGEFRLDSLLIFFAIYCVLGLFTFGIAVPSGLFLPIILMGAAYGRIVALVLQSAVAASIDHGLYAVLGAAALMSGSMRMTVSLCVIFLELTNNLTLLPMTMFVLLIAKTVGDAFNPSIYEIILDLKGLPFLEPKPEPWMKDLTVGELAAAKPRTISLQVVEKVSTVLEVLRNTGHNGFPVVDRPRPGLSELHGLVLRAHLVAVLRKRWFLLEKRRTEEWEARERFSSVELADKNCKMDDLELTPEELEMYIDLHPFTNTTPYTVVETMSVAKAVVLFRSVALRHMLIMPKYQGPEISPLVGILTRQDLRAHNILGAFPHLAKKSKAH; via the exons ATGGAGGAAGAGACGGCTACCACGGCCGGACGGAAACACGATGACGGCGTCGACTCGGAGGATCCAGGGAGCGCCGGCAATGGCATCAGCTCGCTGGAGCAGCCCCTGCTGAAGAAAAGCAACACCCTGACGGCCAACCACCTCGCCATGGTCGGCGCCAAGGTCTCGCACATCGAGAGCCTCGACTACGA GATCATCGAGAACGACCTCTTCAAGCACGACTGGAGGAGCCGGTCCACCGTGGAGGTGCTGCAGTACGTGTTCCTCAAGTGGGCGCTGGCGTTCCTGGTGGGGCTCCTCACCGGCGTCATCGCGTCGCTCATCAACCTCGCCATCGAGAACATCTCCGGCGTCAAGATGCTCCACATGGTCCGGCTCGTCCGGGACAAGAGGTACTGGGCCGGCTTCTTCTACTTCTCCGGCTTCAACCTggcgctcacgttcgtcgccgcCGTGCTCTGCGTCGTCTTcgcccccaccgccgccggccccggCATCCCCGAGATCAAGGCCTACCTCAACGGCGTCGACACGCCCAACATGTTCGGCGCGCCGCAGCTCATTGTCAAG ATCATAGGCAGCATCTGCGCGGTGGCGTCGGGGCTGGACCTCGGCAAGGAAGGCCCGCTGGTGCACATCGGCGCGTGCCTCGCCAACCTGCTCAGCCAGGGCGGCTCCGGCCGGTTCCGCCTCCGCTGGAAGTGGCTGCGCTTCTTCAACAACGACCGCGACCGGCGCGACCTCATCACCTGCGGTGCGTCGTCCGGCGTGTGCGCGGCGTTCCGGTCGCCCGTGGGCGGCGTGCTGTTCGCGCTCGAGGAGGTGGCCACCTGGTGGCGGAGCGCGCTGCTGTGGCGCACCTTCTTCAGCACGGCCACCGTGGTGGTGGTGCTGCGGGGCTTCATCGAGGTGTGCCGCGGCGGGCGGTGCGGCCTCTTCGGCGCGGGCGGGCTCATCATCTTCGACGTCGGCGACGTCACCGTCCGCTACCGCCTGGGCGACCTCCTCCTCGTCACGCTCGTCGGCGTCATGGGCGGCGTCCTCGGCGCGCTCTACAACCACGTCCTCCACATGGTGCTCCGCCTCTACAACCTCATCAACGACAAGGGCCGGACGGCGAAGCAGGCGCTGGCGCTGGCCGTGTGCGCGTTCACGTCGGTGGGGCTGTACGTGCTCCCCTTCGCCGTGCCGTGCACGCCGTGCGACCCGGCGTTCGGCGCCGCGTGCCCGGCCACCGGGAGGAGCGGCAACTTCAAGCAGTTCAACTGCCCCGCCGGGCAGTACAACGACCTGGCCACCCTCCTGCACGCCACCAACGTGGACGCCACCCGCAACATCTTCTCCACGGGCACCCCCGGCGAGTTCCGGCTGGACTCCCTGCTCATCTTCTTCGCCATCTACTGCGTGCTGGGGCTCTTCACCTTCGGCATCGCCGTGCCGTCGGGGCTCTTCCTCCCCATCATCCTCATGGGCGCCGCCTACGGCCGCATCGTGGCGCTCGTGCTCCAGAGCGCGGTGGCGGCGAGCATCGACCACGGGCTCTACGCCGTGCTCGGCGCCGCGGCGCTCATGTCGGGCTCCATGAGGATGACCGTCTCGCTCTGCGTCATCTTCCTGGAGCTCACCAACAACCTCACCCTGCTGCCCATGACCATGTTCGTGCTGCTCATCGCCAAGACCGTCGGCGACGCCTTCAACCCCAGCATCTACGAGATCATCCTGGACCTCAAGGGCCTTCCCTTCCTAGAACCCAAGCCAGAGCCATGGATGAAGGACCTCACCGTGGGCGAGCTCGCCGCCGCCAAGCCGCGCACCATCAGCCTCCAGGTGGTCGAGAAGGTGTCGACCGTCCTGGAGGTGCTGCGGAACACCGGCCACAACGGGTTCCCGGTGGTGGACCGGCCGCGGCCCGGGCTGTCGGAGCTGCACGGGCTGGTCCTCCGGGCGCACCTCGTGGCCGTGCTGAGGAAGCGgtggttccttttggagaagaggaGGACGGAGGAGTGGGAGGCCAGGGAGCGGTTCTCGTCGGTGGAGCTCGCCGACAAGAACTGCAAGATGGACGACCTGGAGCTGACGCCGGAGGAGCTGGAGATGTACATCGACCTCCACCCGTTCACCAACACGACGCCCTACACCGTGGTGGAGACCATGTCGGTGGCCAAGGCCGTGGTGCTCTTCCGCTCCGTCGCGCTCCGGCACATGCTCATCATGCCCAAGTACCAGGGCCCCGAG ATATCTCCGCTTGTGGGGATCTTGACGAGGCAGGATCTGCGGGCGCACAACATCCTCGGCGCGTTTCCTCACCTGGCGAAGAAGAGCAAGGCACACTGA
- the LOC119315030 gene encoding kinetochore protein NUF2 homolog, whose protein sequence is MASGFHFPLLPPAKIAEQLVEFDVAPFANLRAEHIASPQPDLLPGVLGRFFDYFVDAPGDGEGGQLGFSELEVLDNPEHHEEAIRLLRLYSKSQAFLESIHYRDLTLADFTHPTPRRVVEVLSALINFLLYRHDKTELLQPIVSESSDYHERDLELKARIAQVQKEIADHELAEQMEEPMAQQLEVDVNALQQKVQVYNKQQLALRAKAAAISDKKEEIDMKITQADFELTKHAQENSKLRSKLVKSPEKVQRALEEKKSARAKLKESEKIATQNAQEKTGTLEIRNKAHEKLVKQHSKIQDVHEQLAAAKTVEKEVKTRKAKLNDESVSVMSFEAQIVEWKGKVHEMEERLKAKVKERNQIIADENQKLGALSSETEVKLQCLEPREKKVEAMIAKASKLCSETASARTSATAQQQKIHAKFNNIVKAFNTYMDSVDPFLERVEEVGRQLAGECASAPDPSAAVATKATPRSSTTSKKSRARRRT, encoded by the exons ATGGCGTCCGGCTTCCATTTCCCGTTACTGCCGCCGGCGAAGATCGCGGAGCAGCTGGTCGAGTTCGATGTCGCCCCCTTCGCCAACCTCCGCGCCGAGCACATCGCCAGCCCGCAGCCCGACCTGCTCCCGGGCGTCCTCGGCCGCTTCTTCGACTACTTCGTCGACGCCCCCGG GGACGGCGAGGGCGGGCAGCTAGGGTTCAGCGAGCTGGAGGTGCTGGACAACCCGGAGCACCACGAGGAGGCCATCCGGCTGCTGCGCCTCTACAGCAAGTCGCAGGCCTTCCTCGAGTCCATCCACTACAGGGACCTGACGCTCGCCGACTTCACCCACCCGACGCCGCGCCGCGTCGTCGAGGTCCTCAGCGCCCTCATCAACTTCCTCCTCTACAGGCACGACAAGACGGAGCTCCTGCAGCCCATCGTCAGCGAGTCCTCCGACTACCACGAGCGCGACCTGGAGCTCAAGGCCAGGATCGCCCAG GTTCAGAAGGAGATCGCGGATCATGAGCTCGCGGAGCAGATGGAGGAGCCCATGGCCCAGCAGCTGGAAGTGGACGTCAATGCTCTGCAGCAGAAAGTTCAGGTTTACAACAAGCAGCAACTGGCCCTGCGAGCAAAAGCCGCAGCCATCAGTGACAAGAAAGAGGAGATCGACATGAAG ATAACCCAGGCTGATTTTGAGTTGACTAAACATGCCCAAGAAAACTCCAAATTGAGGTCCAAGTTAGTAAAGTCCCCAGAGAAGGTTCAG AGGGCCTTGGAAGAGAAGAAATCAGCCCGTGCTAAGTTGAAGGAGTCTGAGAAAATAGCAACACAAAATGCTCAAGAGAAAACTGGCACTTTGGAGATACGCAATAAG GCTCATGAAAAACTGGTGAAGCAACACTCTAAAATCCAGGATGTACATGAACAG CTTGCTGCTGCTAAAACAGTTGAAAAGGAAGTCAAAACTCGTAAGGCTAAGCTTAATGATGAAAGTGTCTCAGTTATGTCCTTTGAAGCACAGATTGTTGAGTGGAAAGGAAAAG TACATGAAATGGAGGAGCGTCTCAAGGCAAAAGTGAAAGAAAGGAATCAAATAATAGCAGATGAAAATCAGAAGCTGGGCGCTTTGAGCTCCGAGACTGAGGTTAAATTGCAGTGCCTTGAACCTAGAGAAAAGAAAGTAGAGGCAATGATCGCGAAG GCTTCGAAGCTATGTTCTGAAACTGCTTCTGCAAGGACCAGTGCCACAGCACAACAGCAGAAAATTCACGCAAAATTCAACAACATTGTGAAGGCG TTTAACACCTACATGGATAGTGTCGACCCTTTCTTAGAGCGGGTTGAGGAGGTCGGCAG GCAACTGGCAGGCGAATGCGCCTCTGCTCCCGATCCGTCTGCCGCTGTTGCAACAAAAGCCACGCCCAGATCCAGTACAACGAGCAAGAAGTCAAGGGCTAGGAGAAGGACTTGA